The following are from one region of the Salmo trutta chromosome 20, fSalTru1.1, whole genome shotgun sequence genome:
- the LOC115155330 gene encoding gamma-crystallin M2-like, whose translation MGKITFYEDRNFQGRSYECSNDCTDLHSYFSRCNSIRVDSGCFMIYERPNYMGHQYYMRRGEYADYQRWMGFSSCIRSCRMIPMYRGSYRMRIYEKADFSGHMMEFMDDCPCVSDRFHHRHIYSCNIMNGFWIFYEYPNYRGRQYFLRPGEYRRYREWCATCAIVGSFRRVTDF comes from the exons ATGGGCAAG ATTACATTTTACGAGGACAGGAACTTCCAAGGTCGTAGTTATGAGTGCAGCAATGACTGCACAGACCTGCACTCCTACTTCAGCCGCTGTAACTCCATCAGGGTGGATAGTGGCTGTTTTATGATCTATGAACGCCCCAACTACATGGGTCACCAGTATTACATGAGGAGGGGAGAGTATGCTGATTACCAGCGTTGGATGGGCTTCAGCAGCTGTATCCGATCATGTCGTATGATTCCAATG TACCGGGGTTCATATAGGATGCGAATCTACGAGAAGGCCGATTTCAGTGGTCACATGATGGAATTCATGGACGACTGTCCCTGTGTGTCTGATCGTTTCCACCACCGCCACATCTACTCCTGTAATATCATGAATGGCTTCTGGATCTTCTACGAGTATCCCAACTACCGGGGTCGACAGTACTTCCTGAGACCCGGAGAGTACAGGAGATACCGTGAATGGTGCGCCACCTGCGCCATTGTAGGCTCTTTCAGACGGGTCACTGACTTTTAG